From the Hevea brasiliensis isolate MT/VB/25A 57/8 chromosome 15, ASM3005281v1, whole genome shotgun sequence genome, one window contains:
- the LOC110655332 gene encoding protein RICE SALT SENSITIVE 3 isoform X1: MVGSGGADRSKEAVGMMALHEALRSVCLNSDWTYSVFWTIRPRPRVRGGNGCKVGDDNGSLMLMWEDGFCRGRVGDCLEEIDGEDPVRKAFSKMSIQLYNYGEGLMGKVASDKCHKWVFKEPSECEPNISNYWQSSFDALPPEWTDQFESGIQTIAVIQAGHGLLQLGSCKIIPEDLHFVLRMRHAFESLGYQSGFYLSQLFSSTRNTSSSSSIPSKQSPIPTRPPSPLFNWGQRPLPTAASMLSSPNFQNPAARLGFPQSKDEPHMFILPHSAETRMEEMMGEHENDIKWPNGLSFFNALTGRTDDAKFLFNPESLGNKADQNHHPLILEGKNPNPNPDGSNMHSAGSTNPNEFLSLDSHPDSARKIENKFKRSFTLPARVATSSSSTSVDHHQQQAVEYRNSDAGTGMYSDVMETFLE, translated from the exons atggtggGCTCAGGAGGagcagataggagcaaggaagCTGTTGGGATGATGGCCCTTCATGAGGCCCTCAGAAGCGTCTGTCTCAACTCAGACTGGACTTACTCAGTCTTCTGGACTATCCGTCCTCGCCC AAGAGTCAGAGGTGGTAATGGTTGCAAGGTTGGAGACGATAATGGGAGCTT GATGCTGATGTGGGAAGATGGGTTTTGTCGAGGAAGAGTAGGAGATTGTCTGGAAGAGATTGATGGAGAAGATCCTGTCAGGAAAGCTTTCAGCAAAATGTCTATCCAGTTATATAATTATGGAGAAGG GCTAATGGGAAAGGTTGCTTCAGATAAGTGTCATAAATGGGTATTCAAAGAACCTTCTGAATGTGAACCAAATATCTCCAACTACTGGCAGAGTTCTTTTGATGCT CTTCCTCCAGAATGGACTGATCAGTTTGAGTCTGGCATTCAG ACTATTGCTGTCATTCAAGCTGGTCATGGACTTCTACAACTGGGGTCCTGCAAGATT ATACCTGAAGACCTTCATTTTGTGCTGAGAATGAGGCATGCCTTTGAATCTTTGGGTTACCAATCTGGTTTCTACCTTTCCCAGCTCTTTTCTTCAACCCGAAATACTTCCTCTTCATCTTCAATTCCCTCTAAGCAATCTCCCATTCCAACCCGCCCACCTTCGCCTCTCTTCAACTGGGGTCAAAGGCCACTCCCAACTGCAGCTTCTATGCTTTCTTCGCCAAATTTTCAAAACCCAGCAGCTAGACTTGGATTTCCACAATCAAAAGATGAGCCCCATATGTTCATCCTTCCTCATTCAGCAGAAACCCGAATGGAAGAAATGATGGGAGAGCACGAAAATGACATTAAATGGCCTAATGGGCTGTCTTTCTTCAATGCTTTAACTGGACGCACCGATGATGCCAAGTTTTTGTTCAACCCTGAGAGCTTGGGGAACAAAGCAGACCAAAATCACCACCCTCTCATCCTTGAAGGAAAGAATCCGAATCCCAATCCAGATGGTTCAAATATGCATAGTGCAGGCAGTACAAATCCCAATGAGTTCTTGAGCTTGGATAGCCATCCAGATAGTGCAAGAAAAATAGAAAACAAATTCAAAAGGAGCTTTACTTTACCTGCAAGAGTGGCCACATCATCTTCTTCAACTTCAGTTGATCACCATCAGCAACAAGCTGTTGAGTACAGAAATTCTGATGCAGGGACTGGGATGTATTCAGATGTCATGGAGACATTCTTAGAGTGA
- the LOC110655332 gene encoding protein RICE SALT SENSITIVE 3 isoform X2: protein MGKVASDKCHKWVFKEPSECEPNISNYWQSSFDALPPEWTDQFESGIQTIAVIQAGHGLLQLGSCKIIPEDLHFVLRMRHAFESLGYQSGFYLSQLFSSTRNTSSSSSIPSKQSPIPTRPPSPLFNWGQRPLPTAASMLSSPNFQNPAARLGFPQSKDEPHMFILPHSAETRMEEMMGEHENDIKWPNGLSFFNALTGRTDDAKFLFNPESLGNKADQNHHPLILEGKNPNPNPDGSNMHSAGSTNPNEFLSLDSHPDSARKIENKFKRSFTLPARVATSSSSTSVDHHQQQAVEYRNSDAGTGMYSDVMETFLE from the exons ATGGGAAAGGTTGCTTCAGATAAGTGTCATAAATGGGTATTCAAAGAACCTTCTGAATGTGAACCAAATATCTCCAACTACTGGCAGAGTTCTTTTGATGCT CTTCCTCCAGAATGGACTGATCAGTTTGAGTCTGGCATTCAG ACTATTGCTGTCATTCAAGCTGGTCATGGACTTCTACAACTGGGGTCCTGCAAGATT ATACCTGAAGACCTTCATTTTGTGCTGAGAATGAGGCATGCCTTTGAATCTTTGGGTTACCAATCTGGTTTCTACCTTTCCCAGCTCTTTTCTTCAACCCGAAATACTTCCTCTTCATCTTCAATTCCCTCTAAGCAATCTCCCATTCCAACCCGCCCACCTTCGCCTCTCTTCAACTGGGGTCAAAGGCCACTCCCAACTGCAGCTTCTATGCTTTCTTCGCCAAATTTTCAAAACCCAGCAGCTAGACTTGGATTTCCACAATCAAAAGATGAGCCCCATATGTTCATCCTTCCTCATTCAGCAGAAACCCGAATGGAAGAAATGATGGGAGAGCACGAAAATGACATTAAATGGCCTAATGGGCTGTCTTTCTTCAATGCTTTAACTGGACGCACCGATGATGCCAAGTTTTTGTTCAACCCTGAGAGCTTGGGGAACAAAGCAGACCAAAATCACCACCCTCTCATCCTTGAAGGAAAGAATCCGAATCCCAATCCAGATGGTTCAAATATGCATAGTGCAGGCAGTACAAATCCCAATGAGTTCTTGAGCTTGGATAGCCATCCAGATAGTGCAAGAAAAATAGAAAACAAATTCAAAAGGAGCTTTACTTTACCTGCAAGAGTGGCCACATCATCTTCTTCAACTTCAGTTGATCACCATCAGCAACAAGCTGTTGAGTACAGAAATTCTGATGCAGGGACTGGGATGTATTCAGATGTCATGGAGACATTCTTAGAGTGA
- the LOC110655380 gene encoding probable membrane-associated kinase regulator 1 encodes MEHHHQKTSCRDIFSFPSTPSQVQDSDFHFEFGCFTPVSPSTDPCKTSPADHLFYNGRLLPNSFPVLQQQQTPTTAMVFVGSISRASSRNCISSKDSLITSRSNSVNSSRSSVSSSARTSWSSDNSERRLLYHSTKLASRTPGTAIWIIPTVATYQACAGHET; translated from the coding sequence ATGGAGCACCACCACCAAAAGACTAGCTGTAGAGACATTTTCTCCTTCCCTAGCACTCCAAGTCAAGTCCAAGATTCCGATTTCCATTTCGAATTCGGCTGTTTCACACCAGTTTCTCCTTCAACTGATCCATGCAAGACCTCACCAGCTGACCATCTTTTCTACAATGGTCGTCTCTTGCCTAATTCTTTCCCAGTACTTCAACAGCAACAAACACCGACAACTGCCATGGTTTTCGTCGGCTCAATCTCTCGAGCATCTAGCAGAAACTGCATAAGCAGCAAAGATTCCCTCATAACATCGAGGAGCAATAGTGTTAACAGCAGCAGAAGCAGTGTTAGCAGCAGCGCCAGAACAAGTTGGAGCAGCGACAATTCTGAAAGGAGATTACTATATCACAGTACTAAACTTGCAAGCAGAACACCTGGCACAGCTATATGGATCATCCCAACGGTGGCAACATATCAAGCCTGTGCCGGCCATGAAACATGA